Proteins from a genomic interval of Nautilia sp. PV-1:
- a CDS encoding ATP-binding cassette domain-containing protein, which translates to MIELEFKHLFLDINLRAEDSFTILGPNGSGKSILLKVITHELYPQKLVKRNILGNKLTLNEARKIFGVVNSDLEYFFKNENITVYDAVISAFKEALVVYKFFDFTDYEKEKTEQLCRMFKINASQDVSTLSLGELKKVLIARALVHDPEIICFDEPTNGLDIKARYQFYDLIRELDKKLILITHNFDEVLKNKKIFMLKNGRIVKETFELKKSDLSYLFDIEEEKIRL; encoded by the coding sequence ATGATAGAGCTTGAGTTTAAACATCTTTTTTTAGACATAAATCTTCGTGCTGAAGACAGTTTTACCATTTTAGGCCCTAACGGCAGCGGAAAAAGTATTCTTTTGAAAGTAATAACACACGAGCTGTATCCTCAAAAACTTGTCAAACGCAATATTTTAGGAAATAAACTTACATTAAATGAAGCAAGAAAAATATTCGGTGTTGTAAACAGCGATTTGGAGTATTTTTTCAAAAACGAAAATATTACCGTATACGATGCAGTTATTTCAGCGTTTAAAGAAGCGTTGGTTGTATATAAATTTTTTGATTTTACAGATTATGAAAAAGAAAAAACCGAGCAGCTTTGCAGGATGTTTAAAATTAACGCCTCACAAGATGTTTCCACTCTTTCTTTGGGAGAATTAAAAAAGGTTTTAATAGCAAGAGCGCTTGTGCACGATCCTGAAATTATCTGTTTTGACGAACCTACAAACGGTCTTGATATTAAAGCCAGATATCAGTTTTATGATTTAATACGGGAACTGGATAAAAAACTGATTTTAATTACCCATAATTTCGATGAGGTTTTAAAAAATAAAAAAATATTTATGTTAAAAAACGGTCGTATTGTAAAAGAGACTTTTGAATTGAAAAAAAGCGATTTGAGTTATCTGTTTGATATAGAAGAAGAAAAAATAAGATTATGA
- a CDS encoding DUF134 domain-containing protein — translation MPRRIRRRIRGNFNNICFKPCGIPAHDLQTVTLTKDELEAIRLADLEGLYQEEAASKMEVSRPTFGRILSNARAKIADAIINGKSIELI, via the coding sequence ATGCCAAGAAGAATCAGAAGACGTATCAGGGGAAATTTTAACAATATCTGTTTTAAACCGTGCGGAATTCCGGCACATGATTTACAAACCGTAACTTTAACGAAAGACGAATTAGAAGCAATCAGACTTGCCGATCTTGAAGGTCTTTATCAAGAAGAAGCAGCCAGCAAAATGGAAGTTTCAAGACCGACATTCGGAAGAATTTTAAGCAATGCAAGGGCTAAAATAGCCGATGCCATTATAAATGGCAAATCAATAGAATTAATATAA
- a CDS encoding NAD(P)/FAD-dependent oxidoreductase: MAKKVLILGGGFAALESAIWLKKYGFDVTVITNRKYMYVYPISIWIPTGEYTFEDCIIDWEDLRKVHGFEVKYNKVEKIDIKNKKVVCENEQQQCEFDYLIIAIGADKVKHKGSEHFLSICGAPEESIKIKEKLDELIKRGHGKLTFGFGGNPKDPSNVRGGPAFELMFNVHNKLKKLGIRDKFEITFFAPMPKPGARMGQKALEIMDMWFERLNIKQVKGKKITEFVEDGIIFEDGSKLESDLTMFIPAGNGPELFKDTGLPLNEAGFIKVNEYCEVNHDFDETSSDVFPVFAIGDSAAIDGPDWRAKQGHLAEVMARVTAFNIKMMEEGKEIRKEYISHINILCVMDSGDGAAFVFRNNKRAILIPLPIIGHWMKKGWGWYFKNSKLNRFPRIPGM, encoded by the coding sequence ATGGCTAAAAAAGTTTTAATATTAGGCGGCGGATTTGCAGCTTTGGAAAGTGCGATATGGCTTAAAAAATACGGCTTTGATGTAACTGTTATCACAAACAGAAAATATATGTACGTATATCCTATTTCTATTTGGATTCCTACCGGTGAATATACTTTTGAAGACTGTATCATTGACTGGGAGGATTTGAGAAAAGTCCACGGTTTTGAGGTTAAATACAATAAAGTTGAAAAAATAGATATTAAAAATAAAAAAGTTGTATGTGAAAACGAGCAGCAGCAGTGCGAGTTTGACTATCTTATAATCGCCATCGGTGCTGATAAAGTCAAACATAAAGGGAGTGAACATTTTCTGTCTATATGCGGTGCTCCTGAAGAATCTATTAAAATTAAAGAAAAACTTGACGAACTCATAAAAAGGGGGCATGGAAAGCTGACATTCGGATTTGGAGGAAATCCTAAAGATCCTAGTAACGTAAGAGGCGGTCCTGCTTTTGAGCTTATGTTTAACGTACATAATAAATTGAAAAAACTTGGAATAAGAGACAAATTCGAAATAACATTTTTTGCACCGATGCCTAAACCGGGCGCAAGAATGGGACAAAAAGCGCTGGAAATTATGGATATGTGGTTTGAAAGACTTAATATCAAACAGGTCAAAGGCAAAAAAATTACTGAGTTTGTTGAAGACGGAATCATTTTTGAAGACGGAAGCAAACTTGAAAGTGATTTAACAATGTTTATTCCGGCCGGAAACGGTCCGGAGCTGTTTAAAGATACAGGTCTTCCGTTAAATGAAGCCGGATTTATAAAAGTTAACGAATACTGCGAGGTTAATCATGATTTTGACGAAACAAGCAGCGATGTTTTTCCTGTTTTTGCAATAGGCGACAGTGCGGCGATTGACGGTCCCGACTGGAGGGCTAAACAGGGACATTTGGCCGAAGTAATGGCAAGGGTTACCGCATTTAATATTAAAATGATGGAAGAAGGAAAAGAAATCAGAAAAGAATATATTTCTCATATTAATATTTTATGTGTAATGGACAGCGGTGACGGTGCGGCGTTTGTTTTCAGAAACAATAAAAGAGCAATACTAATTCCTCTGCCTATTATCGGACACTGGATGAAAAAAGGGTGGGGTTGGTATTTCAAAAATTCAAAATTAAACAGATTTCCTAGAATTCCGGGAATGTAG
- a CDS encoding NAD-dependent deacylase: protein MDNYKKAAELIKNSKKCIAFTGAGISVESGIPTFRGPDGLWSRYDPKILDIDYFTVNPKEAWEKIKEIFYDYMQNIKPNDAHYFLADLEKKGLLEAVITQNIDNLHQEAGNKNVIEFHGTAKNLVCMNCFKKYDSKDIDLNDLPPLCPKCWGVLKPNFVFFKEPIPKKALENSLELAQNCDCMIVIGTTGEIQPASQIPLIAKQNGASIIEINIEKSNYTDTVTDIFLQNRATIACNNLKKALEE from the coding sequence ATGGATAATTACAAAAAAGCTGCAGAATTAATAAAAAATTCCAAAAAATGCATCGCTTTTACCGGTGCCGGCATTTCAGTAGAAAGCGGCATACCTACATTCAGAGGACCTGACGGACTTTGGAGCAGATATGATCCAAAAATACTAGATATAGATTATTTTACCGTAAATCCCAAAGAAGCCTGGGAAAAAATAAAAGAAATTTTTTACGATTATATGCAAAATATTAAGCCGAACGACGCGCATTATTTTTTGGCGGATTTAGAAAAAAAGGGGCTTTTAGAAGCAGTAATAACACAGAATATTGATAATCTCCATCAGGAAGCCGGAAACAAAAACGTAATAGAATTCCACGGAACCGCAAAAAATCTGGTATGTATGAACTGTTTTAAGAAATACGATTCAAAAGATATAGATTTAAACGATCTGCCTCCGCTGTGTCCTAAATGCTGGGGAGTTTTAAAGCCGAATTTTGTTTTTTTTAAAGAACCTATCCCTAAAAAAGCTCTGGAAAACTCTCTTGAGCTTGCACAAAACTGCGACTGTATGATTGTAATCGGTACAACCGGAGAAATTCAGCCGGCAAGCCAGATTCCTCTAATCGCTAAACAAAACGGAGCCTCTATTATCGAAATAAATATAGAAAAATCAAACTATACAGACACTGTAACAGATATTTTTCTTCAAAATCGTGCTACAATTGCTTGTAATAATCTAAAAAAAGCATTGGAGGAATGA
- the argB gene encoding acetylglutamate kinase has protein sequence MQKKIETVKTLLDSLPFIRKFYGKTIVIKYGGAAQIDEKLKESFAIDILMLYMVGIKPVIVHGGGKRITEILTALNVKTEFKDGVRVTTAESIKIAEMVLSGEINKEIVNMLNQHGAKAIGINGKDMSFMKAKSLVGYTGEITSIDGVFVNKLLSENLIPVIAPIAAGDSATHPGYNINADTAASEIAAAIDAKRVIFLTDTPGVLDKDKNLISSLKKDEIEKLKKDGTIAGGMIPKVDAALKAVERGVEKAHIIDGRIEHSILLELLTSEGIGTEIKEN, from the coding sequence ATGCAAAAGAAAATAGAAACCGTAAAAACACTGCTTGACTCGCTCCCGTTTATCAGAAAGTTTTACGGAAAAACAATCGTGATTAAATACGGAGGAGCCGCTCAGATAGATGAAAAGTTGAAAGAATCGTTTGCAATAGACATTCTTATGCTTTATATGGTAGGTATAAAACCCGTAATAGTTCATGGAGGTGGGAAAAGAATTACAGAAATTTTAACGGCTCTTAATGTTAAAACAGAATTTAAAGACGGCGTAAGGGTTACTACGGCCGAATCTATAAAAATAGCGGAAATGGTTTTAAGCGGAGAGATAAATAAAGAGATTGTAAATATGCTTAACCAGCACGGTGCAAAAGCCATAGGAATCAACGGTAAGGATATGAGTTTTATGAAAGCAAAATCGCTTGTAGGCTATACCGGTGAAATTACATCAATAGACGGCGTTTTTGTAAATAAACTTTTAAGCGAAAACCTTATACCTGTAATCGCGCCTATTGCAGCGGGAGACAGCGCCACACATCCGGGATATAATATAAACGCCGATACCGCCGCAAGTGAGATAGCCGCTGCCATCGATGCAAAAAGGGTTATCTTTTTAACGGATACTCCGGGCGTTCTGGATAAAGATAAAAACTTAATAAGCTCTTTAAAAAAAGACGAAATAGAAAAACTGAAAAAAGACGGCACTATAGCCGGGGGAATGATACCTAAAGTTGACGCCGCCCTTAAAGCGGTGGAAAGAGGCGTTGAAAAAGCGCATATAATTGACGGAAGAATTGAACATTCAATACTTCTCGAATTATTGACAAGCGAAGGTATAGGTACTGAAATCAAGGAAAACTGA
- a CDS encoding MFS transporter: MSPNYKENNIKNVLHGFFLAIAMAVAEPSTILPLIVHHFSQSVILVGVFASLLRGGAIAVQLFAAFYAQGYKKVMPYMRKVFLARFISWFMIGLAILLIGDKNPALTLWVFGIGLFIFSFSAGFGSIYFSEIIAKIFDKTERGKSMANRQFFAAIASIISGGIAGWVLSNFEPPKSYAYLFMISSFLLGLGLLAFATIKEPVKENIRHKEESFWKFLKNAFKFLKMDKALQIQIVTILFSYSFLFAFPFVILKANQTIHLTGWLIGGFVTIQMLGALIGNLVWKKLAPEYKKIIILAFISIILAFVVALFAKNAYMYALVFFLIGFAMDGFKISGLNLLFEIAPEDKRPIYVALQNNLTSIGLFFAIPGGFILEKFGYNVLYIFTIVMLFIGLFFATRLKAV, encoded by the coding sequence TTGTCTCCGAATTATAAAGAAAACAACATTAAAAACGTACTTCACGGTTTTTTTCTTGCCATAGCAATGGCAGTGGCTGAACCGAGTACAATTTTGCCTCTGATCGTTCATCATTTCAGTCAAAGCGTTATTCTTGTGGGAGTGTTTGCTTCACTGCTTAGAGGAGGGGCGATTGCGGTACAGCTTTTTGCTGCTTTTTATGCTCAGGGATATAAAAAAGTAATGCCTTATATGAGAAAAGTCTTTCTTGCAAGGTTTATAAGCTGGTTTATGATAGGACTGGCTATTTTGCTTATCGGGGACAAAAATCCTGCCCTTACTCTGTGGGTGTTTGGAATCGGGCTGTTTATTTTCAGTTTTTCCGCAGGATTCGGAAGCATATATTTCAGTGAAATAATTGCAAAGATTTTCGATAAGACCGAACGCGGAAAATCTATGGCTAACAGACAGTTTTTTGCCGCGATAGCTTCAATAATAAGCGGAGGTATTGCAGGATGGGTGCTGAGTAATTTCGAACCTCCTAAAAGTTACGCATATCTTTTTATGATAAGCTCTTTTTTGCTCGGACTCGGTCTTTTGGCTTTCGCAACAATAAAAGAGCCTGTAAAAGAAAATATCAGACATAAAGAAGAGAGCTTTTGGAAGTTTTTAAAAAACGCTTTTAAGTTTTTAAAAATGGATAAAGCGCTTCAGATTCAGATAGTGACTATTTTGTTCAGCTACTCTTTTCTTTTTGCTTTTCCTTTTGTAATTCTTAAAGCAAATCAGACCATACATCTGACAGGATGGCTGATAGGGGGGTTTGTAACCATACAGATGCTTGGAGCGCTTATCGGAAATCTTGTTTGGAAAAAACTGGCGCCGGAATATAAAAAAATTATAATTTTGGCTTTTATAAGTATAATCCTTGCTTTTGTGGTGGCTTTATTTGCAAAAAATGCGTATATGTATGCGCTCGTGTTTTTTTTAATAGGTTTTGCTATGGACGGATTTAAAATAAGCGGGTTAAATCTCTTATTTGAAATAGCTCCCGAAGATAAAAGACCGATATATGTGGCTTTGCAAAACAATCTGACATCCATTGGTCTGTTTTTTGCAATTCCGGGCGGGTTTATCCTTGAGAAGTTCGGATATAACGTGCTGTATATTTTTACAATAGTAATGCTTTTTATAGGACTGTTTTTTGCAACAAGGCTTAAGGCTGTATAA
- a CDS encoding NifB/NifX family molybdenum-iron cluster-binding protein, translating to MKIAVPTSNEKTICEFIPFCKYFLLYDTETKQKKLINNPMFDIVKEKHIKKRDCGENALHTGEIIPPLLKNYDVELLIAQKLGEGMLDNLEVYNIKYKLTDEKEIEKVI from the coding sequence ATGAAAATCGCGGTTCCGACTTCAAATGAAAAAACTATTTGTGAATTTATTCCTTTTTGCAAATATTTTTTACTTTACGATACAGAAACAAAACAAAAAAAACTGATAAACAACCCTATGTTTGACATAGTTAAAGAAAAACATATTAAAAAAAGAGACTGCGGTGAAAACGCTCTTCATACAGGAGAGATAATCCCTCCCCTGCTTAAAAATTATGATGTAGAGCTTTTAATTGCACAGAAACTAGGCGAAGGAATGCTTGATAATCTGGAAGTTTATAATATAAAATACAAACTTACTGATGAAAAAGAAATAGAAAAAGTTATCTGA
- a CDS encoding NifB/NifX family molybdenum-iron cluster-binding protein: MRIAIPTNNKKTLSPHIGLCKGFLVIDTDTNEQFYITNPVMEKIQEEHINLKDLPEGSRGFGTGRIIPPLLAEAGVDVLVSDEFGEGMIRNLEAEGIGYVITDKKNIDEIINDIKEGEMNTQYNSEAFDFPRRASRGYGFGRGQGFGFGRGQGFGRRAGLGRGQGFGRRRGFGFGRGQGFGFGRGQGFGRFGRGWED, translated from the coding sequence ATGAGAATAGCAATACCTACAAACAATAAAAAAACACTTTCACCGCATATAGGATTATGCAAAGGGTTTTTAGTAATAGACACCGATACAAACGAACAGTTTTATATCACAAATCCTGTAATGGAGAAAATTCAGGAAGAACACATTAATTTAAAAGACCTGCCTGAAGGCAGCAGAGGTTTCGGAACAGGCAGAATAATTCCTCCTCTGTTAGCAGAAGCGGGTGTTGACGTGCTTGTTTCTGACGAATTCGGAGAAGGAATGATCAGAAACCTTGAAGCCGAAGGTATCGGATATGTTATCACTGATAAAAAAAATATCGATGAAATAATTAACGATATCAAGGAGGGAGAAATGAATACTCAGTACAATTCAGAAGCTTTTGATTTTCCAAGAAGGGCATCAAGAGGTTACGGTTTCGGAAGAGGACAAGGTTTCGGTTTTGGCAGAGGCCAAGGTTTTGGAAGAAGAGCAGGACTTGGAAGAGGACAGGGATTTGGAAGAAGAAGAGGTTTCGGATTCGGAAGAGGCCAGGGATTTGGTTTTGGCAGAGGCCAAGGCTTCGGGAGATTCGGAAGAGGATGGGAAGACTAA
- a CDS encoding DedA family protein yields MNEIISWIVATVGDMGYAGIFIMMFLESSFFPFPSEIVMVPAGYLASRGEMNIVIAVLAGTAGSVAGAWFNYLLAASAGRKAVSKFLKEHHLNKIEKFFEQHGEISTFNGRLIPGIRQYISFPAGLAKMHPAKFTFYTALGAGIWVTVLALLGYYIGENQQLIHRYLREITLALIILLLLGTVIYIKRKK; encoded by the coding sequence ATGAACGAAATCATTTCCTGGATTGTGGCAACTGTAGGAGATATGGGGTATGCGGGAATATTTATAATGATGTTTTTAGAAAGCAGTTTTTTCCCTTTTCCAAGCGAAATTGTAATGGTGCCTGCGGGATATCTTGCCAGCAGGGGTGAAATGAACATTGTTATTGCTGTACTAGCCGGAACTGCAGGATCCGTCGCAGGAGCGTGGTTTAATTATCTTTTGGCTGCCAGCGCAGGCAGAAAAGCCGTATCTAAATTTTTAAAAGAACACCATTTGAATAAAATTGAAAAATTTTTTGAACAGCACGGAGAGATATCCACATTTAACGGGAGACTGATTCCGGGCATCAGACAGTATATATCTTTTCCGGCCGGACTTGCTAAAATGCATCCGGCAAAATTTACTTTTTATACCGCGCTTGGAGCAGGGATCTGGGTTACTGTTTTGGCTCTTCTGGGATATTATATAGGAGAAAACCAGCAGCTTATACACAGATATTTAAGAGAAATTACTTTAGCTCTTATAATTTTACTGCTGCTTGGCACTGTAATATATATTAAGAGGAAAAAATGA
- the fliW gene encoding flagellar assembly protein FliW, with protein MKFKVKKPIPGFENVEEVELSKVDDTIAVLKDGEGRVLFSLINPFALREYSFDVPSDVKALLNINENSKIEVYNNIVMKEPVTESIVNFKAPFLFNLDNQTCAQVILENETFEKMGEFLN; from the coding sequence ATGAAGTTTAAAGTAAAAAAGCCTATTCCGGGATTTGAAAACGTTGAAGAAGTGGAACTTTCCAAAGTTGACGACACTATAGCTGTATTGAAAGACGGAGAGGGAAGAGTTCTTTTTTCTTTGATTAATCCTTTTGCCCTGAGAGAGTATTCGTTTGATGTGCCTTCAGATGTAAAAGCCCTGCTGAATATAAACGAAAATTCTAAAATAGAAGTTTATAACAATATCGTAATGAAAGAGCCTGTTACCGAATCTATAGTTAATTTTAAAGCGCCTTTTTTATTCAATCTAGACAATCAGACCTGTGCTCAGGTTATTTTAGAAAATGAAACTTTTGAAAAAATGGGAGAATTTTTAAATTAA
- a CDS encoding ATP-dependent helicase: MPLSKLNKEQLQAATADLGHNLVIASAGTGKTSTIVGRIAYLLQEGIKPEEILLLTFTNKAANEMKERVGSFLPEAKNIEAGTFHAVSYRWLKRLNKNIVLKQPKDLKILFKSIYDKRDFLRIRGEEKPYSSNYLFDLYSLFLNSNADDFSEWLAQRAPLQEEYALVYESIFDEYEEIKKAHGLVDFNSLLIRMIEELKNGIEVPFKEVLVDEYQDTNPLQNELIESIKQSSLFCVGDYDQSIYAFNGADISIISTFDKRYPDANVFTLKKNYRSYGEILEIANKVIANNPRIYPKNLEVTRGFSGEWPKVLYYNDTFEEYRDVANRILNSSVSRDEIAVLFRNNSSADAIEAMLREKGIECRRKGGVSFFDSREIKITLDILTFIVNPKDIMAFIHIFEYAKGVGSAIANEIFEALMTLGDGDAKKGFLNPDLSKKVFTKKKTSYQLGLFDDFAQLGSVSKFKSVGMDEVFLANPILKHPKLSVEGGEFLYNFYKLLKRLNKLKNPHSVFNEIIASKTFKHIIQNIAKERSKDKNGKIIEEKYLEALEKIENKVKVLGNLLRNYNDLEKFLNAMVLGANEMSEGRGVNLLTVHASKGLEFKEVYLVDLMEKRFPNIKLSKPAGGIEEERRLFYVAVTRAKDRLFLCLAKNDRIRNLSYEPSRFLSEAGYKIEVK; the protein is encoded by the coding sequence TTGCCGCTTTCTAAACTTAATAAAGAACAGCTGCAGGCTGCGACGGCTGATCTTGGACACAATCTTGTAATAGCAAGCGCCGGAACAGGCAAGACTTCTACAATAGTGGGAAGAATAGCCTATCTGCTTCAAGAAGGGATAAAACCTGAAGAAATACTGCTTTTAACGTTTACGAACAAAGCCGCAAACGAAATGAAAGAAAGGGTCGGAAGTTTTTTACCGGAGGCTAAAAATATAGAAGCGGGCACGTTCCACGCCGTAAGTTACAGATGGCTTAAAAGGCTTAATAAAAATATTGTTTTAAAACAGCCTAAAGATTTGAAAATACTGTTTAAATCTATTTATGACAAACGCGATTTTTTGCGTATAAGAGGCGAGGAAAAGCCTTACAGTTCCAATTATCTGTTTGATCTGTATTCGCTTTTTTTAAATTCCAACGCGGATGATTTTAGTGAATGGCTTGCTCAAAGAGCCCCTTTGCAGGAAGAGTATGCACTGGTTTATGAGAGTATATTCGATGAATATGAGGAAATTAAAAAAGCGCACGGGTTGGTTGATTTTAATTCGCTTTTGATTAGAATGATTGAAGAGCTTAAAAACGGCATTGAAGTGCCGTTTAAAGAAGTGCTTGTGGATGAATACCAGGATACAAACCCCCTGCAAAACGAACTGATTGAAAGCATCAAACAAAGTTCGCTTTTTTGTGTAGGTGATTATGACCAGAGTATTTATGCCTTTAACGGAGCCGACATAAGTATTATTTCCACTTTTGACAAACGCTATCCCGATGCGAACGTTTTTACCCTTAAGAAAAATTACAGAAGTTACGGCGAAATTTTGGAAATCGCAAATAAAGTAATAGCGAATAATCCGAGAATTTATCCTAAAAATCTGGAAGTTACAAGGGGATTTTCCGGAGAATGGCCTAAGGTGCTTTATTATAACGATACTTTTGAGGAATACAGGGATGTTGCAAACAGAATTCTTAATTCAAGCGTCAGCAGGGACGAAATAGCCGTACTGTTCCGTAATAATTCAAGTGCAGACGCGATAGAGGCAATGCTTAGGGAAAAAGGAATTGAGTGCAGAAGAAAAGGCGGGGTCAGTTTTTTTGATTCCAGAGAGATAAAAATTACATTGGATATACTGACTTTCATTGTTAATCCAAAGGATATTATGGCATTTATACATATTTTTGAATACGCAAAAGGAGTCGGAAGCGCTATAGCGAATGAAATATTTGAAGCATTGATGACTCTGGGAGACGGAGACGCAAAAAAAGGCTTTTTAAATCCTGACCTTTCAAAAAAGGTGTTTACAAAGAAAAAAACCTCATACCAGCTGGGACTGTTTGACGATTTTGCCCAGCTTGGAAGCGTAAGCAAGTTTAAAAGCGTAGGAATGGATGAAGTGTTCCTGGCAAACCCGATACTGAAACATCCGAAACTTTCTGTTGAAGGAGGGGAGTTTTTATATAATTTTTATAAGCTGCTAAAAAGATTAAATAAACTTAAAAATCCGCATTCCGTTTTTAATGAAATTATTGCCAGCAAAACGTTTAAACATATAATACAGAATATTGCAAAAGAAAGAAGCAAAGATAAAAACGGTAAAATAATTGAAGAAAAATATCTTGAAGCTCTTGAAAAAATAGAAAATAAAGTTAAGGTTTTAGGCAATCTTTTAAGAAATTACAACGATTTGGAAAAATTTTTAAACGCTATGGTTTTAGGAGCAAATGAAATGAGCGAGGGAAGAGGGGTTAACCTTCTGACTGTTCATGCGAGCAAAGGCCTTGAATTTAAAGAAGTTTATCTTGTGGATTTGATGGAAAAAAGATTTCCGAATATAAAACTTTCAAAACCGGCAGGCGGTATTGAAGAAGAAAGGCGTCTGTTTTATGTAGCCGTTACAAGGGCAAAAGACAGGCTGTTTTTATGTCTTGCCAAAAATGACAGAATCAGAAATCTCTCTTACGAACCAAGCAGATTTTTAAGCGAAGCAGGTTATAAAATAGAAGTAAAATAA
- a CDS encoding NAD(P)-binding domain-containing protein, giving the protein MSLDKVLDIVVIGAGPGGIASVIEAKLAGIEKVIVLEKADNHSDMIRKFYKPGKRVDKDWQGKKFEFEGNVTFEECSKEEFLEQMEKKIQDAGVADKFKYNHHVYAVEKNSNGFFEIGSDHELGVIQAKKVIIAIGRMGKPNKPGYKFPGKIRPRLNFNLDKVQPGEKVMVVGGGDTAGEYAYGLVDMNIGCDVTLNYRRAEITRMNPTNKEIVEKYIAEGKLHSKLGVDVESVEPYEEDGVTPPRVKVNFKDGTSEVYDRVVYALGGTSPVDFLKNSGIELNEWGEPAYNEETMESNVEGLYVIGDVVTSAGSIALAFNHAYRAVKDIANKK; this is encoded by the coding sequence ATGTCTTTAGATAAAGTATTAGACATAGTGGTAATAGGTGCCGGGCCTGGTGGAATTGCAAGTGTAATAGAAGCAAAACTTGCAGGAATTGAAAAAGTTATTGTTTTGGAAAAAGCAGACAATCATTCAGATATGATCAGAAAATTTTATAAACCTGGCAAAAGAGTGGATAAAGACTGGCAGGGTAAAAAATTCGAATTTGAAGGAAACGTTACATTTGAAGAATGTTCAAAAGAAGAATTCCTTGAGCAGATGGAGAAAAAAATCCAGGATGCCGGAGTAGCTGACAAATTCAAATATAATCATCACGTATATGCGGTAGAAAAAAATAGCAATGGTTTTTTTGAAATTGGTTCAGACCACGAACTAGGCGTAATTCAGGCAAAAAAAGTAATTATCGCGATAGGCAGAATGGGCAAACCTAACAAACCTGGATATAAATTCCCTGGAAAAATCAGACCGAGACTTAATTTTAATCTGGACAAAGTTCAGCCTGGCGAAAAAGTAATGGTAGTAGGCGGCGGAGATACAGCCGGAGAATATGCATACGGACTTGTAGATATGAATATCGGATGTGACGTAACACTAAACTACAGAAGAGCCGAAATCACAAGAATGAACCCTACAAATAAAGAAATAGTAGAAAAATACATAGCTGAAGGAAAACTTCACTCAAAACTGGGTGTTGACGTTGAGAGCGTTGAACCTTATGAAGAAGACGGTGTAACTCCTCCGAGAGTAAAAGTTAATTTTAAAGACGGAACAAGCGAAGTTTACGACAGAGTTGTATATGCTCTTGGAGGAACAAGCCCTGTTGATTTTCTTAAAAACAGCGGTATCGAGCTTAACGAATGGGGAGAGCCTGCATATAATGAAGAAACAATGGAAAGCAACGTGGAAGGTTTATATGTAATCGGTGACGTTGTTACAAGCGCGGGAAGTATCGCACTTGCATTTAACCATGCATACAGAGCGGTAAAAGATATAGCAAACAAAAAATAA